Sequence from the Miscanthus floridulus cultivar M001 unplaced genomic scaffold, ASM1932011v1 fs_272_2_3, whole genome shotgun sequence genome:
TTGGTAATGATCAAGCATTTGCATCTGATAGCAGCGTACAGCCAGTACCTGAACTACATGGCCGAAATACAATCAGGAATAATTTATGGACAGCAATAATAGGGGCAAGCAAAGGTGAGGATGGCAGCAAGTAGCAAAAACCACTCTGCAGGCACAATCGCACAGATAATGAATATAAGTGATCTATCAAGTTGATAACAGAAAAGTTTTTTCTCTTATATACACCTACTTTTTCTGAAAAACATAAACTGATACTTTTGAGGGAAATAGTGGAATTAATTAAGTAAATTCCACTGGGCCACCAAACTTGTTTGATGGTACCAAGAGGTTTGAACTAGTAACCCTAAACTGTACAGTTTTGGTCACCGAACACATAAAAGTCTTCATCTTATGTTATTACCAGGCTGGACTGGAATCTGAGGATAATCAATGATGAGACAAAGCTGGATTAAAGACTAAAAGATATTAACTGGGATAGTGGGCATTACTTGTATAGGTATAAACATGGTAGCAGTTTAAGAGTTCTTAGGTGATCTACTTGAACCAACGGAACAAATTGGTGACTTTAACACAATTTCATCAAATGATTAATTCAATATGCAGAGGGATAGTTGCTGCAAAGAGTCATCCAAAATCGTACCAATCATCATTTGAGCCAGTAGGGGTTGCATATATTGAATTTGCTTGCTTCCACTTTTCTACCAACTTATGATGGCCAGGTTTTTTCATGCGTTCTCCAGTGAGATGCTTGTTATGTAAAACTATCAAAGGTCGTTTTCTTGACCTTTGCCTTATTGCATCAGCAACAGCATTAACCTGTCCAGTTAAACAAGGATAAGTGAAAAATAAGCATGCAAAATTTTTTCACAAttagaagaaagaagaaaatttAGGAATATAGAAGAAAGATGTAGCACAATGTACATGCCTTACTCAAAGAAAGATGTCTGTGGCTAAACAGGCCAACATTGGCAGCATCCACGACTGCCTCAAAAGGCCCATGTTTTTCAAGCCATTTCTGAACATGGAAAAGAGGGTCCAAAAGTTAAATAGATGATTAATGAGAGTCGAAGGATAAAGGTGCTCCAAGAACTAAATATCAACAATGTGGACCTCAACTTCACACATTATAAGCACAAATATAACCTTGCATACAGAAGCTATGAGCTAGGAAGAACAAGCCAAATACGTATTTCTGACGCATGAGGTTCACAATTGAAGTCCTAACGAAATCATACTTGTCAATGATAGGTAAAATTACTTCAGATATGAAGGTAAGAAAATAATTACTTCTCCATGATAGTAGCGGGAAGCTTGCTGATAGATTTGATACAATGTAGAATTGAGACATTATAGATTATAGACAAATTTAACACACTGgtgtcattttttcattttattATTTACTGGATAATGTTCTGAGCATATATCATTTATTCAAAACCAATACATTCGTTTTATTTTTCATCTAAGGCATTCATCTGCAGTCATCCCCAATCAGTGGTTTTGGAAATATTTAACATAATATAATCTGTTGTGTATGCAAAACTCTTTTGACTCATGTGCAACCTGGTAAACCAAAATATAAAAGATCGAGGTAGATAACCTGAAAGTTCTCAAAGTTCGAGTTCCTctctctcttgatagctatttttGCCACAAATCTGGCAAACTCTTCTGTTTCTTTTGGGTCAAGATCTATAATAGCCAGCTTTTCTCCACAAGCAAGGCAGACACCATTCTTGTTGATGTTTGAGCGTGTCACTGTCCATTTCCCCCTCCCCAACCAACCAAACCCATGCCAACCCCCTCCATTATTCTCAATAGCCTTCACTATAGCACCTGCATCCCACTTTCTCTTCCCAACTTTAGATGCTGTTGGGCTCCGAAACCAAGCCTCAAACAATTCAGCTGTAGAAGGGGATACTTGTCTGACAGTAGTCCTAAACTTATGCAGCAAATAATATACCTTGTCTCCGCGTCGACCAACCACACTAGCCCTGAGAAGTGTCTCCAACTCAGCTTCTTCTGGTGTGATTCCAGATTCCAACATATGGGCTTCTACTTCAAATGCTTTTTCAACATTACCACTGTTGCAAAATGCTGTTAAAGCAGGACCATATGAGCGCAACTTTGGCTTTAAACCCAGGTCTTCCATCTGTTTCACAATCTCAAAGGCCATGTCACTGTCACCCATGGACAACGCCATACGTGCCTTTGCAGTCAGAGCAGCCTCACTCATTTGAACCCTCTCTTTCTCTGAGCACATTTTCTCGAATATCTCAAATCCTCGTGCACATGCATACTCTCTGAGATCATCTCCTACTGGTATGCTAACTGTTTGTGCCTTCGAACCACCTGGAAGCAAACTGGCCTTGTTTTTCCCCAGATCTTGAACATGACCTTCAGATGCATCATCTCCCTCTGAACCTCCCAAGTTTCCACTGGGTAAAGGATCAAGTTTCTGTGAAGGACCAATACTGGCGATACCGCTACTGGTATTACCACTTTTTGCTGGCTGCACAAAACCAAGAGAAGCTGAAGAACACAGGTAAAGGAGCACATTGTAGTGATGCTGCCCCAACCTGATCCCCTCCTCAACTGCGGAATCATACAGAGCGATCGCCCCCATCACATCTCCTCTCTTGGAGCACATGTCCAGCTCAACTCTCAGCTTGCCTGCATGCTCACCATCCTTTGATCTCTTCATTTTCTTACTCGCGTTTCGTGTTCCTGTACCCTCATCTCTTGAATTTCCAACCTTTCCAGATCCTTTTGCCCGCATTCCATTTCCGTCTCTAGTCGAGCGCTTCCCCGCCCTGGGCCCTTCTGACCCCAAACTCCGTGTCAGTCCTCGCCTCCAGCTCCTCTCTTGTGACTCCCCCTCCGCACGTTCTTGTAGCACAACCCTGTCCCCTTTCTTCCACGTCCTTGGCGCGCCACGGCTCCCTTCCCTCCACAACGGTGTACGTGCCTCCTGTGCCGTGGCGTCTTCTCGCACAGTTGGTCCGTTTGTGCCACGCGGTGCTCCGGTTGTGCCTGCTCTGCTTTCCTCCGTTCCTGGGGGCCTGCTGCCTTTGTTGGGCATTACGTCGAGCAGATCGCGGCCGTGGTATGACAGTGTACGGACAAGGCACCGTGGAGTGACGACGGGAGGCGAGGAGGATGCAGAAAACAAGAGGCAGCGGTGGTAGACGGGGATAAAGCGCATGGTGGAGAGGTAGGCCATGGCGGTGGCAGAGCTGACATGAGATAAGGTTTTAAAGGTCGTTGGGACGAGGAGATAAGGTTTCGCCACATGAACAGCAGCAATCCCATCCGATTTGTATGTTTGTCAAGATATATACGGCATTGCCGTCTATTTTAATAGTTTAGTtcctcctcctaaattttagtcagtTTCGTATTAGATGTTTGGatatatatatggagtattaaatatagattaattatgaaactaattgtacagtttacgactaatttgcgagacaaattttttaagcctaattggtccatgatttgataatgtggtgctacagtacatatgctaatgacagattaattaggcttaaaaatcgtctcgtggagtactgacagattatgtaatttattttttattagtatcaaataCTCCATGCGACACCCTAAtttgacacctcctaaattttagtcaccccAAACACCCCCTGAATCTGCCGTTACAATACatctaaataaatcaaatttgatACTACATCCGTTCTGAGACGTTggatttttctagatatattgttttCACTATGCACGTAGATatagtatatatctaagtgcgtagatatattgtttttactatatatGTAGACATACTGTATATCTAAGTGTGTAACAAAAGTTAtaaatctagaaaagctaaagcatcttataatttggaacagattcAGTACCTCATAGTATGTCAAACTCATCTAATATCTATCTAATACTctatccatttcaaattataagtcgctttgactttttaatATCTATTTCGCTATGcatatagatataataatatatctagatacatagcaaaatgtataagtcaaaaaagtcaaagcgacttataatttagaacggaatgAGTACTAAAGAACTAAACGTTTTTTTCAATCTCCTTTTTAATTTCCAAAGTACCCTTCATTTTGTCTAAGGGGCTAGGGACCGAAAAAAAAGAGGGCCAGACCACTAAATCACGAACGCCCGATTAAAATCGGGCGAACCATCTGACACATCCCTCAGGTTtcctttttaggaaaaaaatagtTTCTATATATCTTGTTCGGTTCATCCCACGCTCACCCCTGCAGTACAGCGTGCTCAACCGCGGAAATGAAATCTGTGTGATGTCACTGCTGATGTAAGCATGAAAAACGAAACATTTATTTTAAATTGCTACAACTTCTGAATGATGTATTCATTTTTAATTTCGTCTATACTAGTGTGTTCTACGTGACGAGACGAACAAAATTAGACTCTACTTGCATATGTTTCGAAGAATTCTATTCTAGTAGCAAATTATATGTATTAActtataatatataatttataACTTATAGCTTATACCAAAACTTAatacaaaagttatgaaattAAACTTATGTACAAAAGTTATTAAACATAAATGAACGAATTATCTTATAATTTGTACCAAAACTTAgaaacacaaaagttattaaaTACAAATAACGAATTAACTTATAACATATATCAAAACTCAGAAATACAAAAGTTACGAAACACAACTTATGTACAAAAAAGTTATCAAACATAATTTGTGTACATAAGTTATTCTGTACAACTTAGATGTACAAATTAATATCATAACATATTAGCAGATATGTTGATAGCATACATAAAAGGAAAATcgatagactactataaaagacaaaaaagaggaaaaaagagGGAATTTAAAAATAGCAATGTAAtacattattaattaattaatataaAAAGCGTTCACGGATGATAGTACTAGTGTGCTAATCTACAGCAGCCGCAACCAGAAGTGCTAGAAAATAAATGGGAAAGAAAAGTCGTGGGAAGGGGACTAGGCACCGAGAAGGGAGTGAATCTAGATGCAAGATAGACCCCACCACGTGATCAGTTGGTATAAGTCGCAGCGGTAGATCGTTCGCTGGATTAAAAATGGGTGAACCTCGTCAAAATGGAATTGGGTTTGCCCCGCCGCCAACAGAAATAAAGGAGCTGACACGTCAGTCGTTCTGGGGATGCACGTGCTAGATTTCAAAATATTGCCCTGTTCGACTTACCCCATATTCAATTTGTTCGATTCGTTTTTTcaatcggaacagtatttttctttcacaacaattcagctagaacagtatttttcagccagtttcagactagcgaacggggccattactTCATCCGTCCCAATATAAACGCGCATTACTTTTCTCAAGGAGTCAAACTCTTTGAAATTTATCTTATTATATAGAAAATAATaattgtatcttcaaataagttgtTGATGAAAATACATTTTATGATCTATATAATGATGTTTATTACATGTTACGAATATTAGTAATTTTGCgcatatatttggtcaaactttaaaaaGCCTGACTCCTCGATAATGAGATGGGCATTTATTTTGGGTGGAGGGAGTACATCTTTAATAAATCTAAATAACTTTGAAACGGTCCACTATATTTTGTTTTAAAAGTTTTTTTGCTAGCatatgggtcccacctgtcatacATAATCCACTTGTCTTTTAAGTCCTTGTCAACttgatttctttctttcttttgacTTGTTGCGCAGTGACAGTGCAATGTCTTTTGTTGTTTTTCCACGTGCAATTTtcgtattttggtctcttttgaaaataatttttagaaaaatacctaCGCCAAaatattttctgaaaatagactatttttagacgtcttagcacatgacgccgagatatgaggctcggcgtcgtgtcactcaacgccgaggtattgccacgtcaTGGACGACCGGGGTTGTCGTCGACACGGTGGCGCGTGGCTCCGAGATGTCGGCATCGTGTCCGCCGACGCCAAgtgcccaacctcggcgcggctAGACTGTGCGCCGAACTACTGGACCCAcccggagcgcggcccaggcggcccaacaaagcacggtggcccagaagctcgacgttgggtcacttaacgccgagcctccagacctcggcgtggcccgactcaacgtcgaggtctggtccctttaggccgcgccgaggccccttcttct
This genomic interval carries:
- the LOC136531065 gene encoding proteinaceous RNase P 1, chloroplastic/mitochondrial-like isoform X3; the protein is MAYLSTMRFIPVYHRCLLFSASSSPPVVTPRCLVRTLSYHGRDLLDVMPNKGSRPPGTEESRAGTTGAPRGTNGPTVREDATAQEARTPLWREGSRGAPRTWKKGDRVVLQERAEGESQERSWRRGLTRSLGSEGPRAGKRSTRDGNGMRAKGSGKVGNSRDEGTGTRNASKKMKRSKDGEHAGKLRVELDMCSKRGDVMGAIALYDSAVEEGIRLGQHHYNVLLYLCSSASLGFVQPAKSGNTSSGIASIGPSQKLDPLPSGNLGGSEGDDASEGHVQDLGKNKASLLPGGSKAQTVSIPVGDDLREYACARGFEIFEKMCSEKERVQMSEAALTAKARMALSMGDSDMAFEIVKQMEDLGLKPKLRSYGPALTAFCNSGNVEKAFEVEAHMLESGITPEEAELETLLRASVVGRRGDKVYYLLHKFRTTVRQVSPSTAELFEAWFRSPTASKVGKRKWDAGAIVKAIENNGGGWHGFGWLGRGKWTVTRSNINKNGVCLACGEKLAIIDLDPKETEEFARFVAKIAIKRERNSNFENFQKWLEKHGPFEAVVDAANVGLFSHRHLSLSKVNAVADAIRQRSRKRPLIVLHNKHLTGERMKKPGHHKLVEKWKQANSIYATPTGSNDDWYWLYAAIRCKCLIITNDEMRDHTFQILERNFFPKWKERHQDRFH
- the LOC136531065 gene encoding proteinaceous RNase P 1, chloroplastic/mitochondrial-like isoform X2, with the translated sequence MAYLSTMRFIPVYHRCLLFSASSSPPVVTPRCLVRTLSYHGRDLLDVMPNKGSRPPGTEESRAGTTGAPRGTNGPTVREDATAQEARTPLWREGSRGAPRTWKKGDRVVLQERAEGESQERSWRRGLTRSLGSEGPRAGKRSTRDGNGMRAKGSGKVGNSRDEGTGTRNASKKMKRSKDGEHAGKLRVELDMCSKRGDVMGAIALYDSAVEEGIRLGQHHYNVLLYLCSSASLGFVQPAKSGNTSSGIASIGPSQKLDPLPSGNLGGSEGDDASEGHVQDLGKNKASLLPGGSKAQTVSIPVGDDLREYACARGFEIFEKMCSEKERVQMSEAALTAKARMALSMGDSDMAFEIVKQMEDLGLKPKLRSYGPALTAFCNSGNVEKAFEVEAHMLESGITPEEAELETLLRASVVGRRGDKVYYLLHKFRTTVRQVSPSTAELFEAWFRSPTASKVGKRKWDAGAIVKAIENNGGGWHGFGWLGRGKWTVTRSNINKNGVCLACGEKLAIIDLDPKETEEFARFVAKIAIKRERNSNFENFQKWLEKHGPFEAVVDAANVGLFSHRHLSLSKVNAVADAIRQRSRKRPLIVLHNKHLTGERMKKPGHHKLVEKWKQANSIYATPTGSNDDWYWLYAAIRCKCLIITNDEMRDHTFQILERNFFPKWKERHQVHFSIEDSCVTFQMPPPYSVVIQESDKGHWHIPVSEEGLLEKDRTWLCVTRQNSQAQ
- the LOC136531065 gene encoding proteinaceous RNase P 1, chloroplastic/mitochondrial-like isoform X4 → MAYLSTMRFIPVYHRCLLFSASSSPPVVTPRCLVRTLSYHGRDLLDVMPNKGSRPPGTEESRAGTTGAPRGTNGPTVREDATAQEARTPLWREGSRGAPRTWKKGDRVVLQERAEGESQERSWRRGLTRSLGSEGPRAGKRSTRDGNGMRAKGSGKVGNSRDEGTGTRNASKKMKRSKDGEHAGKLRVELDMCSKRGDVMGAIALYDSAVEEGIRLGQHHYNVLLYLCSSASLGFVQPAKSGNTSSGIASIGPSQKLDPLPSGNLGGSEGDDASEGHVQDLGKNKASLLPGGSKAQTVSIPVGDDLREYACARGFEIFEKMCSEKERVQMSEAALTAKARMALSMGDSDMAFEIVKQMEDLGLKPKLRSYGPALTAFCNSGNVEKAFEVEAHMLESGITPEEAELETLLRASVVGRRGDKVYYLLHKFRTTVRQVSPSTAELFEAWFRSPTASKVGKRKWDAGAIVKAIENNGGGWHGFGWLGRGKWTVTRSNINKNGVCLACGEKLAIIDLDPKETEEFARFVAKIAIKRERNSNFENFQKWLEKHGPFEAVVDAANVGLFSHRHLSLSKVNAVADAIRQRSRKRPLIVLHNKHLTGERMKKPGHHKLVEKWKQANSIYATPTGSNDDCSGTGCTLLSDANA